In Spirosoma aureum, a single genomic region encodes these proteins:
- the porL gene encoding type IX secretion system motor protein PorL/GldL, translating to MAAEKSTNFFWDRLVPTIYSAGAAVVIAGAWAKITHNEQFGWLLTAGLLTEVVIFLLYAIQSFTNPATAGDGYAWERVYPELAEDYKGEARKPAPQANGLTGNMDQMLAQAKVTPDVFERLGSGFRNLNDTVSKLSDLTDATVATNDYARNVKSASSSISEMNKSYGTAITAMNSMADATTDAKDYRDQFQKVTKNMGALNAVYELELQDANKHLKAMNAFYGSLTTAMENMSDASRDAQQFKSEMAKLTGNLASLNTVYGSMLTAMRGN from the coding sequence ATGGCAGCAGAAAAGTCCACGAATTTCTTTTGGGATCGTTTAGTACCAACCATTTATAGTGCCGGAGCCGCCGTCGTAATCGCAGGTGCTTGGGCAAAGATTACTCACAACGAACAATTTGGCTGGCTATTAACGGCCGGTCTGTTAACTGAAGTTGTTATCTTCTTATTATACGCTATTCAGAGTTTCACCAATCCTGCCACGGCAGGTGATGGCTACGCCTGGGAGCGCGTTTATCCAGAACTGGCTGAAGATTATAAAGGAGAAGCCCGGAAACCAGCCCCCCAGGCAAACGGCCTGACAGGTAATATGGACCAGATGCTGGCACAGGCAAAAGTAACACCTGATGTGTTTGAGCGCCTTGGTTCAGGCTTTCGCAATTTGAATGATACTGTTTCGAAACTGAGCGACCTCACCGACGCAACTGTTGCTACGAACGATTACGCTCGTAATGTTAAGTCTGCTTCGAGCTCGATCAGCGAAATGAATAAGTCATATGGTACAGCAATTACGGCCATGAACTCAATGGCTGATGCAACTACCGATGCTAAAGATTATCGTGATCAATTCCAGAAAGTGACCAAAAATATGGGCGCACTAAACGCCGTATACGAACTGGAATTGCAGGATGCGAATAAACATCTTAAGGCGATGAATGCCTTTTATGGTAGCCTGACTACTGCGATGGAAAATATGTCTGATGCTAGCCGTGATGCCCAGCAGTTCAAGAGCGAAATGGCAAAACTGACCGGTAATCTGGCGTCGCTTAACACCGTATACGGCAGTATGTTAACTGCCATGCGTGGTAACTAA